The Blastocatellia bacterium DNA segment CCGGCGGGGCTGGTGCTAGCGCCGCTGCTCATCATCTCGGCAAAGCCCTCGCCGCGGACGTTACTGATCGGCGCGGCGGTCGCTTTCGCTGGCTTGTGGATTCGCGCCTGGGCATCGGGCTATCTGCGAAAGAACATGGAGCTGACGACGAGCGGGCCATACGCTTACACACGCAACCCGCTTTACCTCGGAACTTTCATCATGGGCGGCGGCATTGCGCTGGCGAGCGGCGCGTGGTGGTTCGCCGTCGTTTATGTGACCCTGTACCTGCTGATCTATGTGCCGGTGATGATCGCTGAAGCCGAAACCCTGGAGCAGCTTTTCGCCGACGAGTATCCCGATTACAGCCGCGAGGTGCCTCTGTTCGTGCCCCGCGCAACGGCCTATCAGTCGCCGAGAACAGGCGGCGTTGACCGCGAGCGGCGATTCTCGTGGTCACAATACAGCAGGCACCGCGAATACCGCGCCGCCATCGGCGTCGTCGTCGCCCTGGCGCTGCTGGTGGCCAAGACCTTCATTTTCACTCGCTGACGCATTCGGACAACTGTACATTGACAGGGCGCACCTAACTGGTGAAATCGCTTTGCAGGTACAATCGAGTTATGAAGAGAACGCTTTTTCGATCTTTCGTGCTTGTCGGGTTATGCGCGGCGCTCGCCACGGCGCAGGCGCAGCCGCGCCAGTCCGCGCCCGCCGTATTGCCGAAGATCAATCAACCGCTGCCGTTCAAGGCCGGCGAAACGCTGCGTTATGAAGTCACCTTCTCGAAGCTGATCTTTGGCGGCACGGTCGGCGACGTGAAGCTCTCGGTCGCAGGCGGCGAGTCGGCGGCAAAGATGCCAAGGCTGACAATCAAGGCGGAGCTGGCGTCAAAAGGGTTCTTCCCGAAGCTCTTTGGCATCAAGGTGCGCGACACTTATAGCGCCACGGTCAGCGCCCAGGACCTGGGATTGCAAGAGTCTGTTCGGTCGCTTGCCGAAGGCGATAACCGCCGCGAGCAGAAAGCGGTCATTGATCGCGACACAGGGCGCGTCACCTTCACCGAGCGCAACCTTGCGGACAAGCAGGCCGAGCCGAAGACCAAACAAGCGCCGTCGCCCGCCTGGATTCAAGATATCTTGTCGGCCATGTACTTCGTGCGCACGCAGCCGCTCAACGAAGGCAATGTGATCGAGATTCCCATCAGCGATGCCGGCGAGCTTTATCACATCGAAGTGATCGCTGAGAAACCTGAAGAAGTGAAGGTGAATGCCGGCAAGTTCAAAACGATTCGCTTGAACGCAAAAATCTTCGACGGCCGTTTCATTCGACGCAGCGGCGAGATGTTGCTATGGGTGAGCGATGACGCACGGCGCATCCCCGTGCGCGCCCGGCTGAAGTTTTCAGGCGCTACCGTGACGGTTGATCTGAAGCGTATTCAATAGAGCGGTATTCAATCGGGTGTGGCGCAAGGCGGTTAGCTTGCGCAGGTCCGACGCAAGCTAACCGCCTTGCGCCACATTCTCATCGCGGAATCTGCGACTCCCAGGCCAGCTCCACTTCGCACTTGTCAGCCTTCAGCTGGTAAGCGATGCCGTCCGGGTCAACCGGCAACTGCTCGGCGTTCAGCGTCAGTTGCAAGGCTCGCAGTTGCGGCGCGAGCTGCCGCAGGTCGGTCGGACACTGGCCAGTCCGCGCCTTGTAATGCGCCAGCAATTCGTTAATCGCATCCATCTCGCCGAGCGCCCGCAGTTGTTTCAGCCGCAGCGCCGCTTGCTTGCGAATGTTTTCGTCCTCGCTGTTCAGGTAAGTCGAATAGATGGCATAAGCGGCTTCGCGGCTGCCTCCGGCAATCTTCATATAGCCGGCCAGATCGCGCATCCACCACATCGCGCCCGGCACCTGCCCGCCTTTCTCGTACCACTCGGCGGCCTTCGCGTAAAAGGCGGCGCGCGCTTCGCCGCTCGCGCTGTTGCCCGCCTGCCAGTTGATGTAGCCGATGTCCTGATACAAGCGCCACTCGTTGGGGTTGGCTTCGATGCCTCGTTCAAGCAGCGCGATGGCCGCCCGAAGGTCACGCTCGGGCAGGAAGATCGCGCCGAAGCGATAAGCCGGGATGTGGTGCGGGTCGAGCGTGACGACGATGTTCAGCAGCGGCGCCAGCAGATCCATGCGCACGCGCGCTGTGGCCGACAACGGCAAACCGCTATCGATCATCTTGCCGCCGAAATACTGCACCGTGCGAATCCAGTAAATATCCGCCGCCAGCCCTTCCATCCCCAGGCTCATGCGCTTCACCGTGTCGCCTGACAGGTAGAGCGTATCGTCACTGATGACTTCCCGCGGCATGGCGTCATCGATGTGGCGCTGCATCGGGTAGAGCAGCCCCAGCCCCACGAGAAGGATTGCAATGGAAATCGCCTTTTTCATCTCGTCAACCGTCTTATCAGCTTACTTCAGGTTGCCCGCGGCGCGCGCAGGGTCGCGCCCGAGGCGGGCTTCGATCTCGGCGATCTGTGTCTCTGCCGGCAGCGGGTCGGGATTGCCGACCGTCGAGGCTTTGAACGCGGCGAGCGCGCCGTCAAAATCGCCAAGCTCTTTGCGCACGATGCCGAGCCCATACTCGTATTCCGGCACGTCAGGATGCTCGGCCATCGCCCGCCGAAAAATGGTTTCAGCCTCGGCAAAGCGCCCCAGCCGCATGCGGACGAAGGCTGTGCGGCCCGTCCGATCATCCATCAAGGTCTTCATCTCTTTGGCGCGCGCCCTGTACTTGAGCGCCGTGTCGTTGTCGCCTTGCCGAAAATAACTGGAGCCGAGATTGAAAGCCGCGCGCCAGTAAGTCGGGTTGCGCTCGGTGACGGTCACATAGACCGGCATGGCTTCATCGAGTCGGCCTCGATTGAACAGCTCGTTCGCAAAGTTGGTCAGGGCGATGTCGTTTTGCGGCGCGATGACGACGCCGCGCGCGAACAGTTGCAGGTCGTTCATCCAATAAGCGCTCTGCGCCATAGTCAACGCGACAAGCCCCAGCACCACGACCAGCGTCGCCAAAGCCTGCGCGCCGGGCAGAGCCGCGACCTTGAATTGCTCGAACCGCAGCTTGCGCACGGCCACGGCCAACAGCAGGGCGAAGCCAATCGAAGGGATGTAGAGATAACGGTCG contains these protein-coding regions:
- a CDS encoding DUF3108 domain-containing protein; this encodes MKRTLFRSFVLVGLCAALATAQAQPRQSAPAVLPKINQPLPFKAGETLRYEVTFSKLIFGGTVGDVKLSVAGGESAAKMPRLTIKAELASKGFFPKLFGIKVRDTYSATVSAQDLGLQESVRSLAEGDNRREQKAVIDRDTGRVTFTERNLADKQAEPKTKQAPSPAWIQDILSAMYFVRTQPLNEGNVIEIPISDAGELYHIEVIAEKPEEVKVNAGKFKTIRLNAKIFDGRFIRRSGEMLLWVSDDARRIPVRARLKFSGATVTVDLKRIQ
- a CDS encoding isoprenylcysteine carboxylmethyltransferase family protein, producing MVEATRNHRLRLLHLAQRIRVPAGLVLAPLLIISAKPSPRTLLIGAAVAFAGLWIRAWASGYLRKNMELTTSGPYAYTRNPLYLGTFIMGGGIALASGAWWFAVVYVTLYLLIYVPVMIAEAETLEQLFADEYPDYSREVPLFVPRATAYQSPRTGGVDRERRFSWSQYSRHREYRAAIGVVVALALLVAKTFIFTR